GCAGCGCCATGGTGGTGGCGTTGGCGATAGCCTGACCGACGGGCGCGGTATCCCCGCTCATCGGCACGAGCAGCGCAATGCGATGCCGGCCGGTGTCGGTCGGCAAGGCCGTCGCCGAAGGTTCAGGCGCGGGGGCAGGGTCCGGTGCGGTAGCGACATCGGCCTTGGGGGTGACCGAGCACCCCGCCGCAAGCAAAGCAGCGCTGCCGAGCGCAAGATTGCGCCCCGCGCGGCCAAACCGTTCGGCCCAATTCGCCTTTTGCGAAAGCTTCATTCTTGCCGACCCCTCAACCGTGCGCCATGGACCGATCCGTGAGACCCATGGAGCAACCATCCATTCCCGCGTGGGAACCCGTCCCCGGGCTGTATATCGTTGCGACCCCGATTGGCAATCTCGGCGACATCACGCTGCGGGCGCTTTCGGTGCTGGGCGGAGCAGCCCTGATTGCGTGCGAGGACACGCGCGTCACCGGCAAGCTCCTGAAATATTTTGGTATAAAAGCCCGGCTGCAAAGGTTGGACGATCATGCCCCGCCCGAGGTGCGTGCGCGGATCATCGACGAAGCGAGGCATACAGCGGTTGCGCTGGTCAGCGATGCGGGAACGCCGCTGATTTCCGATCCGGGCTATCGTCTGGTGCGCGAGGCGAAGGCGGCTGGCGTGACCGTGACAAGCATCCCGGGCGCCTGCGCAGCGGTCTCGGCGCTCGCCATCGCGGGCCTGCCGAGCGACCGGTTCCTGTTCGCAGGCTTCCTGCCGGTCAAGGACAAGGCCCGGCGCGAGGTGCTGGAAGGGGTAGCGGAGGTTTCTGCCACGCTGGTTTTCTACGAAACCGCACCCCGGCTTGAACGTTCGCTGCTGGCAATTGCCGATCTGTGGCCGACGCGCGAGGTGGCAGTGGCACGCGAAATCACCAAGCTGCACGAAGAATGCCGCAGCGGCACCGCGGCCAGCCTCGCCGCGCATTACGCCGCGCACCCGCCCAAGGGCGAGATCGTGCTGTTGATCGGCCCTCCGGCCCAAGAGGAAGCGCCGGTTCTTGATACCGATGCGCTGCTGCGTGCGGCGCTGGCCGATGCGGGGCCGGGCAAAGCTGCGGGCGTGGTGGCCAAGGCGACCGGCATCGACCGCGCGGTGCTCTATGCCCGCGCGCTGGAACTGAAGGGAGAGTGACCTCGCCGCGCACCCCTGATGCGCGGCGCGAAGCCGACAGCCGGGGCCGCGAGGGCGAGGCCGAGGCGGCGATGTTCCTAACCCAGATCGGCTGGCGGATCGTGGCCGAGCGGGTGAAGACCAAGGCAGGCGAGATCGACCTCGTTGCCAAGCGGACCGGGCTGGTCGCCTTCGTCGAGGTCAAATGGCGCGCGCGGGCCGCCAGTCTTGCCGATGCGATCGACGAGCGGCGTCTGACACGGGTGGCGGCGGCAGCGGAATCGGTGATGCATCTCTATGCGACCGAGGGCGAGGATATCCGCATCGACGTCATCCTGCTTGCGCCGGGCCGAAAGCCGACCCACATCGAAAACGCATGGATGCCCTTCGGCTGATCCTTCGGAGTTGAATGAATGACATTGCGCGTCGCCGTCCAGATGGACCCCATCGACCGGATCAACATTGCGGGCGACAGCTCGTTCGCGCTGATGCTGGCTGCGCAGGCGCGCGGGTACGCGGTCTTCGAATACAACGTCGAAAGCCTGACGCTGGACGAGGACGACCGCCTGTTCGCCCACGCCTTCCCGGTGACCGTCCAGCGCGTCGAAGGCGATCATTTCACGCGCGGAGAGCAGGTGCGGCTCGACCTCGGCAAGGATGTCGACGTTGTACTGATGCGGCAGGACCCGCCGTTCCACATGGGCTACATCACCGCCACCCACTTGCTGGAGCGGATCGCAGCCGAGACGCTGGTGGTGAATGATCCCGCCAATGTCCGAAATTCGCCTGAAAAGGTGATGGTGCTGAACTACCGCCGCTTCATGCCGCCGACGCTGGTGACGCGCTCAGTCGACGAAGTGCGGCGCTTCATGGCGAAGCATGGCGCGATTGTGGTCAAACCGATCCACGGCAACGGCGGCAAGGCGATCTTCCGCATCGGTGAGAATGCGGAGAACCTCACCGCCCTGTTCGAAGTGTTCAACCAGACCTGGCCCGAGCCGCACATGGTGCAACCCTTCCTCCCCGAGGTGGCGCAGGGTGACAAGCGCATCGTGCTGATCGACGGCGAGGTCGCGGGGGCGATCAACCGCATTCCGGGGGAGGGAGAGTTCCGCTCCAACCTCGCGATGGGCGGCAGCGCACAGGCGACGCAGCTGACCGAGCGGGAACAGGAAATCTGCGCGGCGCTCGGCCCGGATCTGAAACGGCTCGGCCTCACCTTCGTTGGCATCGATGTGATCGGGGGTAAGTGGCTGACCGAGATCAACGTCACCTCGCCGACCGGCATCGTGGCGATTGACCGGTTCAACAACACTGATACGGCGGGGATGATCTGGGATGCGATCGAACGGCGCCTGACCGAGCGCCGGAACGCGGCCTGATATCCTCTCAAGCGAATTGACCGAGACCCATGACAGACTTCCTCCTCGAACTGCTCGACAAAGGCGGCTACATCGGCATCTTCTTCCTGATGATGGCCGAAAACGTGTTCCCGCCGATCCCCTCCGAGGTGATCATGGGCGGCGCGGGCCTGCTGGTCGCCAAGGGGCAGATGACCTTCGGCGCGGTGTGGGTCGTCGCCACTGCCGGAACGGTCGCCGGCAATCTGTTCTGGTACTGGATCGGGGTGCGTTGGAGCGAGGAACAACTCAAGGCGATCATCGACCGCTGGGGCCGCTGGCTGACCTTCGAATGGGACGAATTCACCAAGGCGCGCAACATCTTCCGCAAGTATGGTGACTGGATCGTCTTCCTGCTGCGCTTTTCGCCGATCCTGCGCACCATCGTCTCACTGCCTGCGGGGCTGGCGGGGATGAAGCTGTGGCGCTTTGTGCTGTTCACGGCGCTCGGTTCGGCGATCTGGAACGGCATCCTGATCTTCGGAGGCCAGGCGCTTGAGCCGCTCGTGGACCGGTTCGAGAAGCTGGCGGGCTACGGCGTGGTCGCCTTCGTCCTCGCCGGAGTGGCGTTCTATATCTACCGCGTGGTGACGTGGAAGCCGGTCAAGGCGCACGAGGCAGAGGATCAGGCCTGACTATCCTCTGGGATGGGCTTTCCGATAATTCTCCAGCAGGCTCGCCGCATCGACGCGGGTGTAGATCTGGGTCGATCCCAGTGATGCGTGCCCGAGCAATTCCTGCAAGCTCCTGAGATCCGCTCCCGCGCTCAGCAGATGCGTCGCGAAGGAATGCCGCAGAGCGTGGGGCGTAGCCGTATCGGGCAGGCCGAGCGCGCGGCGCGCCTGTGCCATCGCCCGCTGCACCATGCCGGGCGATAGCGGCCCACCCT
This DNA window, taken from Porphyrobacter sp. ULC335, encodes the following:
- the gshB gene encoding glutathione synthase; the encoded protein is MTLRVAVQMDPIDRINIAGDSSFALMLAAQARGYAVFEYNVESLTLDEDDRLFAHAFPVTVQRVEGDHFTRGEQVRLDLGKDVDVVLMRQDPPFHMGYITATHLLERIAAETLVVNDPANVRNSPEKVMVLNYRRFMPPTLVTRSVDEVRRFMAKHGAIVVKPIHGNGGKAIFRIGENAENLTALFEVFNQTWPEPHMVQPFLPEVAQGDKRIVLIDGEVAGAINRIPGEGEFRSNLAMGGSAQATQLTEREQEICAALGPDLKRLGLTFVGIDVIGGKWLTEINVTSPTGIVAIDRFNNTDTAGMIWDAIERRLTERRNAA
- a CDS encoding YraN family protein → MTSPRTPDARREADSRGREGEAEAAMFLTQIGWRIVAERVKTKAGEIDLVAKRTGLVAFVEVKWRARAASLADAIDERRLTRVAAAAESVMHLYATEGEDIRIDVILLAPGRKPTHIENAWMPFG
- the rsmI gene encoding 16S rRNA (cytidine(1402)-2'-O)-methyltransferase, whose product is MEQPSIPAWEPVPGLYIVATPIGNLGDITLRALSVLGGAALIACEDTRVTGKLLKYFGIKARLQRLDDHAPPEVRARIIDEARHTAVALVSDAGTPLISDPGYRLVREAKAAGVTVTSIPGACAAVSALAIAGLPSDRFLFAGFLPVKDKARREVLEGVAEVSATLVFYETAPRLERSLLAIADLWPTREVAVAREITKLHEECRSGTAASLAAHYAAHPPKGEIVLLIGPPAQEEAPVLDTDALLRAALADAGPGKAAGVVAKATGIDRAVLYARALELKGE
- a CDS encoding DedA family protein, with the translated sequence MTDFLLELLDKGGYIGIFFLMMAENVFPPIPSEVIMGGAGLLVAKGQMTFGAVWVVATAGTVAGNLFWYWIGVRWSEEQLKAIIDRWGRWLTFEWDEFTKARNIFRKYGDWIVFLLRFSPILRTIVSLPAGLAGMKLWRFVLFTALGSAIWNGILIFGGQALEPLVDRFEKLAGYGVVAFVLAGVAFYIYRVVTWKPVKAHEAEDQA